A genomic region of Micromonospora sp. NBC_01796 contains the following coding sequences:
- the rph gene encoding rifamycin-inactivating phosphotransferase produces MIERYVLDLQEVDATQVAVVGGKGAHLGGLSRLEGIRVPVGFCVTTAAFRRIMAEAPSVDDLLDQLSRLTPDDRETIRTLSAEIRRTIEGTAIPVDLAAAITRALARLGERVAYAVRSSATAEDLPTASFAGQQDTYLNVVGPMAILDHVSRCWASLFTERAVTYRLRNGIDHRTVRMAVVVQQMVLPDAAGILFTADPVTGNRRVATVDAGFGLGEALVSGLVNPDVFKVRDGEIVARAIAAKQRAVHALPAGGTQEVAIDSRRQEQPALTDVQVVRLVELGRRIEAHFGRPQDIEWCLVDDGFQIVQSRPITTLFPIPEAGDQDNHVYVSVGHGQMMTDPMKPLGVSVWQLTALAPMHEAGGRLFVDVTPRLTSPASRAGLLDVMGRGDPLIRDALETVLDRDDFVPTIPDAGPGGPPPREAPAPIETDPAIVAELIARSQVSIAALERDIRTKTGPALFDFLLEAFQDHKRVLSDPLSIQAIMAGMEATWWLNDKLQEWLGEKNAADTLTLSAPGNITSEMGLALLDVADVIRPYPEVVAFLEGVEDDGFLDDLPKLAGGTEAREAVEVYLDRYGMRCVGEIDITRPRWRERPTTLVPVILDNVRNFGPGAAERRFEQGRQKAQEKEQDVLSRLRALPDGDQKADEAKRMIDRVRTFIGYREYPKYGIVSRYFVYKQALLKEAERLVQADVLPEQEDIYYLTFHELHDVVRGNRVDDQLIQERKEAYRSYHALTPPRVLTSDGEAVTGAYRRDDVPAGALVGLPVSAGTVEGRARVILDMARADLEPGDILVTAHTDPSWTPLFVAITGLVTEVGGLMTHGAVIAREYGLPAVVGVVDATRLIPDGQRIRVHGSDGYVEIL; encoded by the coding sequence GTGATCGAGCGGTACGTGTTGGATCTTCAAGAGGTTGACGCGACTCAGGTCGCGGTTGTTGGCGGCAAGGGCGCACACCTGGGCGGGCTGTCGCGGCTCGAAGGCATCCGCGTGCCGGTTGGCTTCTGCGTGACGACGGCCGCCTTCCGGCGGATCATGGCAGAAGCGCCGTCGGTCGACGATCTGCTCGATCAACTGTCCCGCCTGACCCCGGACGACCGGGAGACGATCCGTACGCTCAGTGCGGAGATCCGCCGGACCATCGAGGGGACTGCCATCCCCGTCGACCTGGCGGCGGCGATCACCCGCGCGCTCGCCCGGCTCGGCGAGCGAGTCGCGTACGCCGTCCGGTCCAGCGCTACGGCAGAGGACCTGCCGACAGCCTCCTTCGCCGGCCAGCAGGACACGTACCTGAACGTCGTGGGGCCGATGGCGATCCTCGATCACGTCAGCCGGTGCTGGGCGTCACTGTTCACCGAGCGGGCCGTGACGTACCGCCTGCGCAACGGCATCGACCACCGTACGGTCCGCATGGCCGTGGTCGTACAGCAGATGGTCTTGCCGGACGCGGCCGGCATCCTGTTCACGGCCGACCCGGTCACGGGCAACCGGAGGGTCGCCACCGTGGACGCCGGCTTCGGCCTCGGCGAGGCCCTGGTCTCCGGCCTGGTGAACCCGGACGTCTTCAAGGTCCGCGACGGCGAGATCGTCGCCAGGGCGATCGCCGCCAAACAGCGTGCCGTGCACGCCCTGCCGGCCGGCGGTACGCAGGAAGTGGCAATCGACTCGCGGCGGCAGGAGCAGCCGGCGCTGACGGATGTACAGGTCGTGCGGCTCGTGGAACTCGGGCGGCGGATCGAGGCGCACTTCGGCCGCCCGCAGGACATCGAATGGTGCCTGGTCGACGATGGCTTCCAGATCGTGCAGAGCCGGCCGATCACCACGCTCTTTCCCATCCCGGAGGCCGGCGACCAGGACAACCATGTCTACGTCTCCGTTGGTCACGGGCAGATGATGACCGACCCCATGAAGCCCCTGGGTGTCTCCGTGTGGCAGCTGACGGCCCTGGCACCGATGCACGAGGCCGGCGGAAGGCTGTTCGTCGACGTCACCCCGCGCCTGACCTCGCCCGCGAGCCGCGCCGGCCTCCTGGACGTCATGGGGAGAGGCGATCCGCTGATCAGGGACGCTCTGGAGACCGTCCTGGACCGCGACGACTTCGTCCCGACGATCCCGGACGCCGGCCCCGGCGGGCCGCCACCCCGCGAGGCGCCCGCCCCGATCGAGACCGATCCGGCCATCGTCGCCGAGCTGATCGCGCGCAGCCAGGTCTCCATCGCCGCGTTGGAGCGCGACATCCGGACGAAGACCGGACCGGCGCTGTTCGACTTCCTGCTGGAGGCCTTCCAGGATCACAAGCGGGTCCTCAGCGACCCGCTGAGCATCCAGGCGATCATGGCGGGGATGGAGGCCACCTGGTGGCTCAACGACAAGCTGCAGGAGTGGCTGGGCGAGAAGAACGCGGCCGACACCCTCACGCTGTCCGCCCCCGGCAACATCACGTCGGAGATGGGGCTCGCACTGCTCGACGTCGCGGACGTGATCCGCCCGTACCCGGAGGTGGTGGCCTTCCTGGAGGGCGTCGAGGACGACGGCTTTCTGGACGACCTGCCGAAGCTCGCGGGCGGGACCGAGGCGCGCGAGGCCGTCGAGGTCTACCTCGACCGGTACGGGATGCGCTGCGTCGGCGAGATCGACATCACGAGGCCGCGTTGGCGCGAACGCCCCACCACGCTCGTGCCCGTGATCCTCGACAACGTCAGGAACTTCGGGCCGGGCGCCGCCGAACGGCGCTTCGAGCAGGGACGGCAGAAGGCACAGGAGAAGGAACAGGACGTCCTGTCACGCTTGCGGGCCCTGCCGGACGGGGACCAGAAAGCCGACGAGGCCAAGCGGATGATCGACCGGGTACGGACCTTCATCGGCTACCGGGAGTACCCGAAGTACGGGATCGTCAGCCGCTACTTCGTCTACAAGCAGGCTCTGCTGAAAGAGGCCGAGCGCCTCGTGCAGGCCGACGTCCTCCCGGAGCAGGAGGACATCTACTACCTCACGTTCCACGAACTCCACGACGTCGTACGCGGCAACCGGGTGGATGACCAGCTCATCCAGGAGCGCAAGGAGGCGTACCGGTCTTACCACGCGCTCACGCCGCCCCGGGTGCTCACCTCCGACGGCGAGGCCGTCACGGGGGCGTACCGACGCGACGACGTGCCAGCGGGCGCCCTGGTCGGCCTGCCGGTCTCCGCCGGGACCGTCGAAGGGCGCGCCCGGGTGATCCTGGACATGGCCCGGGCTGACCTCGAACCGGGTGACATCCTCGTCACGGCCCACACGGATCCGAGCTGGACGCCTCTCTTCGTCGCCATCACCGGCCTGGTGACGGAGGTCGGAGGATTGATGACACACGGCGCAGTGATCGCACGGGAGTACGGCCTGCCGGCCGTCGTCGGGGTGGTCGATGCCACCCGGCTGATTCCCGACGGGCAGCGGATCCGCGTGCACGGAAGCGACGGGTACGTCGAAATTCTCTGA
- a CDS encoding winged helix-turn-helix transcriptional regulator produces MLNDVLILGSRPAEAKEGIFMSTSNIGVSASLPDHRLPTPVPIGEYESCPVTDVLWRVSDKWTLLLVTLLGRHPYRFNELHRAVEGISPRMLTRTLRTLESDGLVEREVFPTLPPSVEYRLTPLGVSLLEPLSALADWAVDHHAEIAAARQRPA; encoded by the coding sequence TTGCTCAATGACGTGCTCATTCTGGGCAGCCGGCCGGCGGAGGCGAAAGAAGGCATTTTCATGTCCACAAGTAACATCGGTGTGAGTGCCTCACTACCCGACCATCGGCTGCCGACGCCTGTTCCGATAGGCGAGTACGAAAGCTGCCCGGTCACCGACGTGCTGTGGCGGGTGAGCGACAAGTGGACGCTGTTGCTGGTCACCCTGCTCGGTCGGCATCCGTACCGGTTCAACGAGCTGCATCGGGCCGTGGAGGGCATCAGCCCGCGCATGCTCACCCGGACGTTGCGCACGCTGGAGAGCGACGGCCTGGTCGAACGTGAAGTGTTTCCGACGTTGCCGCCGAGCGTCGAGTACCGGCTGACGCCCCTCGGCGTCAGCCTCCTGGAACCGCTCTCCGCTCTGGCCGACTGGGCGGTCGACCATCACGCCGAGATCGCTGCGGCACGTCAGCGACCCGCCTGA